The DNA window GCGATTGATACCATCACTCTGTTACAGATGGAAATTGAAGAGCTGAAAGAGAAAAACAATAACCTGTCTCAGGAAGTGCAGAATGCTTCTGGTAACCAGGAAGCGCTGGTGCGTGAAAACCAGCAGCTGAAAGAAGAGCAGCACGTTTGGC is part of the Gibbsiella quercinecans genome and encodes:
- the zapB gene encoding septal ring assembly protein ZapB, whose translation is MSFEVFEKLEAKVQQAIDTITLLQMEIEELKEKNNNLSQEVQNASGNQEALVRENQQLKEEQHVWQDRLRALLGKMEEV